From Haliaeetus albicilla chromosome 31, bHalAlb1.1, whole genome shotgun sequence, one genomic window encodes:
- the LOC138683159 gene encoding la-related protein 6-like — protein sequence HVQKNKMGFVSIKLLTSLKKVKYLTHDWWLTLYTLRFSELLEVNEEGTKVRQVSSTGFSVSWVPIPESLLSVPPSRLLLAWELLTLEQDVLLLLQKNFLKTITRMFSPFGTIASIRILRPGRKLPSDVRKYTSDFPELLSKHCALVEYKSLGSTSALRSLEDLGHQSCPRGESIRVVRLCGKGSKKTAGAEREVAEELMDQPGWKAQAVAATFPNGLGDSLLCSSPELNGAQALPPLLLHKDPAAPSWPGSNFKPSNFSNAFTGLLLASKVFPPLGTGLGTGSCYGLCSSTESTRGCGWGSGVGAWAPWPSSPSPDAKPLAGNPPAATWVPEPLGLRDAVLCLPHCCPKSGVIYPLCKMPI from the exons catgtccagaagaacaagatgggcttcgtcagcatcaaactgctgacgtccttgaagaag GTGAAATACCTGACGCATGACTGGTGGCTGACGCTTTACACCCTGCGgttctcagagctgctggaggtgaacGAGGAGGGCACCAAAGTGAGGCA agtttcttcgactggcttttcggtatcatgGGTCCCCATCCCCGAGTCCCTGCTGAGTGTCCCCCCCAGCAgactgctgctggcctgggagctgctgaccCTGGAGCAGgacgtgctgctgctgctccagaagaatttcctcaagaccatcacgagGATGTTCAGCCCCTTCGGCACCATCGCCTCCATCCGCATCCTGCGGCCGGGCCGCAAGCTGCCCTCGGATGTGCGGAAATACACGTCAGACTTCCCCGAGCTGCTGAGCAAGCACTGCGCACTGGTGGAGTACAAGAGCCTGGGGAGCACTTCAGCCTTGAGGAGCCTTGAGGACCTCGGCCACCAGAGCTGTCCGCGTGGCGAGAGCATCAGGGTGGTCCGGCTCTGCGGGAAGGGCTCCAAGAAGACAGCTGGGGCCGAGAGGGAGGTGGCGGAGGAGCTGATGGACCAGCCGGGTTGGAAAGCGCAGGCGGTGGCCGCGACCTTCCCCAACGGCCTCGGggactccctgctctgcagctccccggagTTGAACGGTGCCCAGGCGCTGccacccctcctcctgcacAAGGACCCCGCGGCACCCTCCTGGCCCGGCAGCAACTTCAAGCCCAGCAATTTCAGCAATGCCTTCACTGGATTGCTCCTCGCCAGCAAAGTCTTCCCTCCGCTCGGGACAGGCttgggcacaggcagctgctacggcctctgctccagcactgagaGCACTCGTGGCTGCggctgggggagtggggtgggtgcctgggcaccctggcccagcagcccctctccagaTGCCAAACCTCTTGCCGGCAATCCTCCGGCAGCGACGTGGGTGCCTGAGCCCCTTGGCCTGCGGGATGCGGTGCTTTGCCTGCCCCACTGTTGTCCCAAAAGTGGGGTCATTTACCCACTGTGCAAAATGCCAatataa